A single genomic interval of Carassius auratus strain Wakin chromosome 30, ASM336829v1, whole genome shotgun sequence harbors:
- the LOC113049845 gene encoding uncharacterized protein LOC113049845: protein MLLRVQFGEEQKYVKVSELTFDAFLKEGASQSSSGSGTSDDTVILNFTMCDPVEEEAAAEGSQPKRPCHINYEAKALIEKILTSKPGGEHIMHEYDKTKSLTDATRRQMINILAAEMTETHGTSPPKSVRVMYAQGIVALFPYLEDPYSQHGYEHYYDPESGSGYLAWRLKTIQRKTAEERGASVSKSPKVGGPGRVRQPFTFDREPSDEDVEAAIAVLRHSADEKTVREKMKMTFIYRQAMVNDEAKSSDVFLVFPRFLDTPGLIEQDFRFLFGEATANKFLEKWPTTFKAKVIKECHGLVPTTELLDLMRNAESAAEVENGWDSDMSAILLLLHLLPPSAQGRKRPGKLSAYQAVDQLIRFQKVGTSVQQHLDNITQSSQPYLLAQGSTQSTIHSYFIVVDKHALPCKATGSVGAFDELFKAHYVFGTSYSSSLSSFFTFVQTTIYNIDMGETKETPRVAELRARMVR from the exons ATGCTGTTGCGTGTTCAATTTGGGGAAGAGCAGAAATACGTGAAGGTGTCTGAGCTGACATTCGATGCTTTCTTGAAAGAAG GTGCCTCTCAATCATCATCAGGCTCGGGTACATCTGATGACACCGTCATCCTGAATTTCACAATGTGTGACCCTGTTGAAGAAGAAGCCGCTGCCGAAGGAAGCCAGCCTAAAAGGCCATGCCACATAAACTATGAGGCGAAAGCG TTGATTGAAAAAATCTTAACATCAAAGCCTGGTGGTGAACACATTATGCATGAGTATGATAAAACCAAATCCCTGACCGATGCCACCAGAAGGCAGATGATAAACATACTTGCTGCTGAGATGACAGAAACACATGG AACATCCCCCCCCAAAAGTGTCAGAGTGATGTATGCACAGGGGATAGTAGCTTTGTTCCCCTATCTAGAAGACCCATACTCACAACATGGATAT GAACATTACTATGATCCAGAGAGTGGTTCAGGATACCTTGCATGGAGATTGAAGACAATACAAAGAAAAACAGCAGAGGAAAGGGGTGCCTCAGTCAGCAAATCTCCTAAAG TTGGAGGGCCAGGTCGTGTTCGTCAGCCCTTCACCTTTGACAGAGAGCCATCTGATGAGGATGTGGAAGCAGCTATTGCCGTTTTGAGACACTCTGCTGATGAAAAGACTGTCCGTGAGAAGATGAAAATGACCTTCATATATCGGCAAGCAATGGTCAACGATGAAGCCAAATCATCAGATGTCTTCTTGGTCTTCCCACGATTTCTGGACACACCAGGACTG ATAGAACAAGATTTCAGATTTCTGTTTGGTGAGGCCACGGCCAACAAATTCTTGGAGAAGTGGCCAACCACTTTTAAAGCAAAAGTAATAAAGGAATGCCATGGACTTGTACCCACCACAGAACTCTTGGATTTGATGCGCAATGCTGAGTCAGCTGCTGAAGTTGAGAATG gCTGGGACAGTGACATGTCGGCCATCTTGCTGCTGCTACATCTGCTGCCACCATCTGCACAAGGTAGAAAGAGACCGGGAAAGCTTTCTGCATATCAAGCTGTAGATCAGCTCATCAGATTTCAAAAG GTTGGAACCAGTGTGCAGCAGCATCTAGACAACATCACCCAAAGCAGTCAGCCCTACCTTCTCGCCCAGGGATCCACACAGAGCACCATTCACTCCTACTTCATTGTGGTTGACAAGCATGCACTTCCATGCAAGGCAACAGGTTCAGTTGGAGCTTTTGACGAACTCTTTAAAGCCCATTACGTCTTTGGTACGTCATACAGTTCTTCCCTAAgcagctttttcacatttgtgcAAACAACCATCTATAACATCGACATGGGGGAAACAAAGGAGACCCCTAGAGTTGCAGAATTGCGGGCAAGGATGGTGCGTTAG